Proteins encoded within one genomic window of bacterium:
- a CDS encoding LpqB family beta-propeller domain-containing protein has product MKRSMAAAAGVFLLALSLLPTPAFPVLYIDINAPGGKRMPIAVADVVVAAGDPSLSRGIPKMLSDDLSLTDLFDLVPPTAHIETVTAAHFSGKPLSFPGWKMIGAEAVVIGTVSARANQLSVEMRLYDATQGTLLVQKRYTGTPAQLRAIVHRFANEIVYAFTGVRGVFGTEIAFTARAGKSKGKELYLVGMDGQGLRKVTDNRSFNLFPRWSPDGQWLAYTSYRTGTPNVYLRNVSSGSEKEVIRFGGSKAPGGFSPDGVWLYAGVSQAGNSDIYRVRVVGGSVEKVVEGWGLEVSPSPSPDGRRVAFVSDRGGSPQVYVKTIGVAGETRISSGTGYATSPSWSPAGDRIAYTAKSGGRFVIATVAPDGSGTREVASASDGDCEDPSFAPDGRSLVYTYRKRGYSALKIISSDGRRQRTLVSGLGDAGSPVWSPGR; this is encoded by the coding sequence ATGAAACGATCGATGGCCGCGGCGGCGGGGGTTTTCCTGCTCGCGCTGTCGCTGCTCCCCACCCCGGCCTTCCCGGTCCTCTACATCGACATCAACGCCCCCGGCGGGAAGCGGATGCCGATCGCCGTGGCGGACGTCGTGGTCGCCGCGGGCGATCCCTCCCTCTCCCGCGGGATTCCGAAGATGCTCTCCGACGACCTCTCCCTGACCGACCTGTTCGACCTGGTTCCACCGACGGCGCACATCGAGACGGTGACGGCGGCGCACTTCTCCGGCAAGCCGTTGTCGTTCCCGGGGTGGAAGATGATCGGCGCCGAGGCGGTGGTCATCGGCACCGTCTCGGCGCGGGCCAACCAGCTCTCGGTCGAGATGCGTCTCTACGACGCCACGCAGGGGACGCTACTGGTCCAGAAGCGGTACACCGGCACCCCGGCCCAGCTCCGCGCCATCGTGCACCGGTTCGCCAACGAGATCGTGTACGCCTTCACCGGGGTCCGGGGCGTCTTCGGGACCGAGATCGCGTTCACCGCACGCGCGGGGAAGTCGAAGGGGAAGGAGCTCTACCTCGTCGGGATGGACGGGCAGGGCCTGCGCAAGGTGACGGACAACCGCAGCTTCAACCTCTTTCCCCGATGGTCCCCCGACGGGCAATGGCTGGCGTACACCTCGTATCGCACCGGTACGCCCAACGTCTACCTGCGCAACGTCTCGTCCGGGTCGGAGAAGGAGGTCATCCGGTTCGGCGGGTCGAAGGCCCCCGGGGGATTCTCGCCCGACGGGGTGTGGCTCTATGCGGGCGTGAGCCAGGCCGGCAATTCCGACATCTACCGGGTCCGGGTGGTCGGAGGCTCCGTGGAAAAGGTGGTGGAAGGGTGGGGGCTCGAGGTCTCCCCCTCGCCGTCCCCCGACGGGCGGCGGGTCGCCTTCGTCTCCGACCGGGGCGGATCCCCGCAGGTCTACGTGAAAACGATCGGCGTCGCCGGAGAGACGCGGATCTCCAGCGGGACCGGCTACGCCACGTCGCCCTCCTGGTCCCCCGCGGGAGACCGGATCGCCTACACCGCGAAGTCCGGCGGTCGGTTCGTCATCGCGACCGTGGCGCCCGATGGATCCGGCACCAGGGAAGTCGCTTCCGCGTCGGATGGAGACTGCGAAGACCCTTCTTTCGCGCCGGATGGGCGTTCCCTTGTTTACACCTATCGGAAAAGGGGCTATTCTGCCCTCAAAATCATTTCATCTGACGGTCGGAGACAACGGACGCTCGTATCCGGCCTTGGGGACGCGGGTTCGCCCGTGTGGTCGCCCGGACGGTAA